A genomic region of Gemmata massiliana contains the following coding sequences:
- a CDS encoding GDP-L-fucose synthase family protein, which produces MGGITGRKVLVTGGHGFLGRFVCPAIQARKPSEMFAPRKAESDLTDPHAVRALLRRTRPDTVVHLAAVVGGIGANRTNPGLYFYQNAVMGLHLMEEARVAGVSKFVSLGTVCSYPKFAPVPFREDDLWNGYPEETNAPYGLAKKMLLVQGQAYRQQYGFNAITLLPVNLYGPYDNFDPDFSHVIPALVRKALEARDEGRAAIEVWGDGSASREFLFVQDAADGIARAVQEYNKPDPVNLGSGREISIRELVELVCEICGYCGLVNWDPTKPNGQPRRCLDTTRAKEAFGFTATTDLRAGLVETINWYKRHRGLA; this is translated from the coding sequence ATGGGCGGAATTACGGGTAGGAAGGTTCTTGTCACAGGAGGCCATGGGTTCTTGGGGCGCTTCGTTTGCCCTGCAATTCAGGCGCGGAAGCCATCGGAAATGTTCGCACCACGAAAAGCCGAGAGCGATTTAACTGATCCACATGCTGTGCGTGCGCTACTACGCCGAACGCGCCCTGACACGGTTGTACACCTCGCTGCTGTAGTAGGCGGGATTGGGGCGAACCGCACGAATCCGGGTCTATATTTTTACCAGAACGCGGTTATGGGACTTCATTTGATGGAGGAGGCGCGCGTTGCGGGGGTGAGCAAGTTCGTATCACTCGGTACGGTTTGTTCGTACCCAAAATTCGCACCGGTCCCGTTTAGAGAAGATGATCTCTGGAACGGTTACCCCGAAGAGACCAACGCGCCTTACGGGTTGGCAAAAAAAATGCTGCTCGTTCAGGGCCAAGCCTACCGTCAGCAGTACGGGTTCAATGCGATCACCTTGCTTCCGGTGAACTTGTACGGGCCATACGACAATTTTGATCCGGACTTCAGTCACGTGATCCCGGCCCTCGTTCGTAAAGCGCTCGAAGCTCGAGACGAGGGGAGAGCGGCCATTGAAGTGTGGGGAGATGGCTCCGCGTCTCGTGAGTTCCTGTTCGTGCAGGATGCGGCCGATGGGATCGCTCGCGCTGTCCAAGAGTACAACAAGCCAGATCCTGTGAATCTGGGCAGCGGGCGCGAAATTTCAATTCGTGAGCTGGTCGAGTTGGTGTGTGAAATATGCGGCTACTGCGGATTGGTGAATTGGGATCCAACGAAGCCGAACGGGCAGCCACGCCGCTGTTTGGATACCACCCGCGCAAAGGAAGCATTTGGATTCACCGCCACGACGGATTTGAGAGCGGGTTTGGTCGAGACCATCAATTGGTACAAGAGGCACCGCGGGCTCGCGTAA
- a CDS encoding TylF/MycF/NovP-related O-methyltransferase: protein MATLIQRFARAINRRTGNVLDSVPLRSLVRIVRPASYRNAECVLYSRNMRAFEEPHFARANAEGVKYLRSLGLPEPEIEWRTHILCWAARHALRLEGDFVECGVGYGFSSLVLCHYLDFNSTHRRFFLFDTFAGIPEAQMSATERTERLSDNRQMYPECFSTVVNTFEPFPKVQLVRGCVPQTLSQVEISKVSYLHIDMNIAAPELAAIEYFWPKLTPGAVVVFDDYGWEKYAEQQQILDAFARREGVMIATLASGQGLLIKS from the coding sequence GTGGCTACTCTCATTCAGCGATTCGCTCGAGCCATCAATCGGCGCACAGGAAATGTTCTGGATTCCGTGCCGCTGCGGTCTTTAGTGAGGATTGTTCGGCCGGCAAGCTACCGCAATGCCGAGTGCGTCTTATACAGCCGCAACATGCGCGCATTCGAGGAGCCTCATTTCGCTCGTGCTAATGCCGAGGGAGTAAAGTACCTGCGCTCACTCGGGCTCCCGGAGCCGGAGATTGAGTGGCGCACCCACATCCTTTGTTGGGCTGCTCGTCACGCCCTGCGCCTGGAAGGCGATTTCGTCGAGTGTGGCGTCGGGTACGGGTTCTCGTCACTCGTGCTCTGTCACTACCTGGACTTCAATTCAACCCACCGACGTTTTTTTCTTTTCGATACCTTCGCAGGCATTCCAGAAGCTCAGATGAGCGCGACCGAACGTACCGAGCGACTCAGCGACAACCGTCAGATGTATCCCGAATGCTTTTCAACGGTTGTTAATACATTCGAGCCATTTCCAAAGGTCCAGCTCGTGCGCGGGTGCGTCCCCCAAACGCTATCGCAGGTCGAGATCTCAAAAGTTAGCTATCTGCACATTGATATGAACATCGCAGCTCCAGAACTTGCCGCAATAGAATATTTTTGGCCGAAGTTGACCCCGGGTGCGGTGGTCGTATTCGACGACTACGGATGGGAGAAGTACGCCGAACAGCAGCAAATCCTGGACGCATTTGCCCGGCGCGAAGGGGTCATGATTGCTACCCTGGCGAGCGGCCAGGGGCTTTTGATCAAATCGTGA
- a CDS encoding glycosyltransferase family 2 protein, with protein MKATEMANSPIELSVVMPCLNEARTVGKCVTKTLQAFHRLNLIGEVIVADNGSIDGSPTIAAEAGARVVSVHKRGYGAAIQGGVAAACGRYVLMGDSDDSYDFLRIEEFVTRLRAGDELVMGNRFRGGIRSGAMPWHHRYVGNPVLTGVLNLFFRAGVGDAHCGLRAFRKDAYGRLNLVAPGMEFASEMVVKAALYRLRIGEVPVVLHPDGRDRQPHLRSFRDGWRHLRLLLLFCPLWLFLIPAVLLLSGGLILMTWLTGGPRFISGIGFDVHTMLLGALCTLLGYQTFWLGLFGKMYGSLVAALPADPIAGRLIKWLSVERTLFLGGSAFLGGIGMNLWLVKEWWDVSLGELELRHTLRHALWGLTGMVVGVQTIYGGFFLGLLQQLRMPVTTPSAHEATARFQ; from the coding sequence ATGAAGGCTACTGAAATGGCAAATAGCCCGATAGAACTGTCAGTCGTCATGCCCTGTCTGAACGAGGCTCGCACAGTGGGCAAGTGCGTTACAAAAACCCTGCAGGCCTTCCACCGCCTTAATCTCATCGGCGAGGTCATCGTCGCCGACAACGGCAGTATTGATGGCTCTCCGACGATCGCTGCCGAGGCCGGGGCGAGAGTTGTATCTGTACATAAGCGCGGATATGGAGCGGCCATCCAGGGGGGAGTCGCTGCAGCGTGTGGGCGTTACGTTCTTATGGGCGACTCAGACGACAGTTACGACTTTTTACGCATCGAGGAATTCGTAACACGGCTCCGAGCGGGTGATGAACTCGTGATGGGCAACCGGTTTCGGGGTGGCATCAGATCCGGAGCTATGCCTTGGCACCACCGGTACGTGGGCAACCCGGTCCTTACAGGCGTTCTAAACTTGTTCTTCCGCGCTGGGGTTGGCGATGCGCACTGCGGCCTTCGAGCATTTCGCAAAGATGCATACGGCCGATTAAATCTCGTGGCTCCGGGCATGGAGTTCGCTAGCGAAATGGTCGTGAAGGCAGCACTCTACAGGTTGCGTATCGGCGAGGTGCCGGTGGTACTTCATCCCGACGGCCGGGACCGCCAGCCTCACCTCCGGAGCTTCCGTGATGGATGGCGACACCTGAGGCTACTCCTGCTTTTTTGTCCCCTCTGGTTGTTTCTGATCCCTGCCGTGTTGCTCTTGTCCGGGGGGCTTATTCTCATGACATGGCTAACAGGCGGGCCGCGGTTTATCAGCGGGATTGGATTCGACGTACACACTATGCTTCTCGGTGCCCTGTGCACCCTTCTCGGATATCAGACATTCTGGCTGGGCCTTTTTGGTAAAATGTACGGCTCGCTCGTCGCAGCGCTACCCGCCGACCCGATAGCTGGGCGGCTAATCAAGTGGCTATCAGTCGAGCGAACCCTCTTCCTTGGTGGATCGGCCTTCTTGGGCGGAATCGGGATGAATCTGTGGTTAGTGAAGGAGTGGTGGGATGTCTCACTCGGAGAACTAGAACTCAGGCACACTTTACGACACGCTTTATGGGGCTTGACTGGGATGGTAGTTGGCGTGCAGACGATCTACGGCGGATTTTTCCTCGGCCTTCTCCAACAGTTGAGAATGCCAGTTACAACGCCATCGGCCCACGAGGCAACAGCTCGCTTCCAGTGA
- a CDS encoding glycosyltransferase family 2 protein codes for MSNMHPLRISVIIPSFNHAKYLRLALASALDQVGEFDLEVLVIDGGSNDGTVDLLQSFGTRVRWVSEPDGGQSDALNKGFRLATGDVLGWLNSDDLYQPGALAVVANAFRSFPRVEWVHGRTDVIDPIGHVCRRWVSAYKRWLCQRYSYPRLLTENFIQPNTVFWRRELLSRVGDVDRTLHLAMDYDLWLRFARSTAPLYLDAPIACFRWYPTSKSGSRYVRQFREARAIARRYEPDWRWAIRIGAIKAGFAIGCYKVADLLGRSSPPA; via the coding sequence ATGAGTAACATGCATCCTCTGCGAATCTCCGTCATTATCCCATCATTCAACCATGCGAAATACCTGCGTCTCGCTCTCGCTAGCGCCCTTGACCAAGTCGGGGAGTTTGACCTTGAGGTGCTTGTCATCGACGGTGGTAGTAACGACGGGACTGTGGATTTGCTCCAATCGTTCGGTACACGAGTCCGGTGGGTGAGTGAACCTGATGGCGGGCAGTCAGACGCGCTCAACAAGGGGTTCCGGTTGGCGACGGGAGATGTGCTCGGGTGGCTGAACAGCGACGACTTGTACCAACCCGGCGCCCTCGCTGTGGTGGCAAACGCGTTCCGGAGCTTCCCGCGGGTCGAATGGGTCCACGGGCGTACTGATGTGATCGACCCAATTGGCCATGTCTGTCGGCGGTGGGTCTCAGCGTACAAGCGGTGGCTGTGTCAGCGGTATTCATACCCGCGCCTTCTCACCGAAAACTTTATCCAACCTAACACCGTTTTCTGGCGACGCGAATTGCTTAGTCGAGTGGGGGACGTGGATCGCACCCTTCATCTCGCAATGGACTACGACCTCTGGCTCCGGTTTGCGCGGTCAACCGCACCACTGTACCTCGACGCTCCGATCGCCTGCTTTCGCTGGTACCCAACCAGCAAAAGTGGGTCCCGGTATGTGCGACAGTTCCGGGAAGCCCGTGCGATCGCTCGGCGGTACGAGCCGGACTGGCGGTGGGCGATTCGGATCGGGGCGATTAAAGCTGGATTCGCGATCGGGTGCTATAAAGTAGCCGACCTACTCGGGCGATCGTCTCCGCCCGCGTGA
- a CDS encoding transposase → MRSPRYPSDVTDERWALVALLIPVYPGGRPRQTSTRDALDGIFYVLRTGCPWRFLPKEFPPRSTTWRYFDER, encoded by the coding sequence ATGCGAAGTCCCCGATACCCAAGCGACGTGACCGACGAACGATGGGCGTTGGTCGCACTGTTGATCCCGGTGTACCCCGGCGGGCGACCGCGCCAGACGTCCACGCGGGACGCGCTCGACGGGATCTTCTACGTGCTCCGGACCGGGTGCCCGTGGCGGTTCCTGCCAAAGGAGTTCCCGCCCAGGAGCACCACGTGGCGATACTTCGACGAGCGGTGA
- a CDS encoding glycosyltransferase family 2 protein has product MLPLITVAIPVYNRRDLTLQAVHSVLDQHVEELEILAIDDCSTDDVWDALNTIRDPRLRLVQNVTNLGLFGNFNRCLELARGKYIRVLCCDDRLVADCLKAEIAMMDANPSAVLLSTRGQLVRSGRDKVAIFARHLAAGLYPGRDAIRSSLWTYAYYGFNPFNYPSGILLRRTALLQKTRFDERMLVAGDVDFFLRVLRYGDLLVADRIGCEVLLHDGQVSRKLAKMGYHLREMWQLTLANRDVLAAGEIQRFVRQLGGHALAWELSSWLRQDRAAAAAYAALRQEMGIEHLSAGIGLSLVVAHRMGEMALGHLRGPFRPQPIVSNHSIRPEFPPHDLLM; this is encoded by the coding sequence ATGCTTCCATTGATTACCGTTGCCATCCCGGTGTACAACCGCCGAGACCTTACTCTCCAAGCCGTCCACTCAGTACTCGATCAGCACGTTGAAGAATTAGAAATTCTCGCGATTGATGACTGCTCTACCGACGACGTGTGGGACGCTCTCAACACTATCCGCGACCCAAGGCTCCGCCTCGTCCAAAACGTAACTAACCTTGGGCTTTTCGGCAACTTCAACCGTTGTCTTGAATTAGCACGCGGCAAATACATTCGAGTGCTTTGTTGCGACGACCGCCTCGTGGCGGATTGCCTCAAGGCCGAGATCGCCATGATGGACGCCAATCCTTCTGCTGTCCTCCTCTCGACACGAGGGCAACTAGTACGGTCAGGTCGGGATAAAGTCGCAATCTTCGCGCGTCACCTCGCGGCCGGCCTCTATCCCGGCCGTGATGCAATTCGCTCTTCCCTCTGGACTTATGCTTATTATGGGTTCAACCCTTTCAATTACCCTTCGGGCATTCTCCTGCGCAGAACAGCCCTACTCCAAAAAACGCGGTTCGATGAACGAATGCTGGTAGCCGGTGACGTGGATTTCTTTTTACGCGTTCTACGCTACGGCGACCTGCTTGTCGCCGATCGGATTGGTTGCGAGGTGCTACTCCATGATGGACAAGTGAGTAGAAAACTCGCAAAGATGGGGTACCATCTGCGCGAAATGTGGCAACTGACGCTTGCAAACCGCGACGTTCTCGCCGCGGGCGAGATCCAAAGATTCGTTCGTCAGCTCGGCGGCCATGCATTGGCCTGGGAGCTATCTTCCTGGTTGAGACAAGACCGCGCTGCAGCGGCTGCCTACGCTGCCCTCCGACAGGAAATGGGGATCGAGCACCTTTCGGCCGGGATCGGCTTGTCGCTTGTTGTCGCGCACCGAATGGGCGAAATGGCTTTGGGTCATCTCCGAGGACCATTCAGGCCGCAGCCCATCGTATCAAATCACAGTATACGGCCAGAGTTCCCGCCGCATGATCTTCTCATGTGA
- a CDS encoding DUF1559 domain-containing protein, whose product MVIGIIAILIGLILPAVQKVRSAAARTNCQSNLKQIALATHAYHDTNGILPVNSCVAYGPQSRSWSWLARILLFLEQDSLYREGNIPTNTLFQSRETVGARVKLFLCPSDDALNAGPRSDAADLGVYDGPQFPPPIGAGQTNYKGVSGANWAWGDDRWRNPGTNGSSDGLTRGDGLFYRSDYLSPKKLISITDGASNTFMVGEDIPVKNNWCSWPYANNAVGTCAIGPNARRPDGTEYSPNDWYNVYSFRSRHSGGLYFAFADGSAHFVDDSIDLQIYRAMSTIRGGEAVSLP is encoded by the coding sequence GTGGTGATCGGCATCATTGCAATTCTAATCGGGCTGATTCTTCCAGCTGTCCAGAAAGTCCGATCCGCGGCTGCACGAACGAACTGCCAAAGTAACCTCAAGCAAATTGCCCTTGCAACTCATGCGTACCACGACACCAATGGAATACTCCCTGTTAACTCATGCGTAGCTTATGGTCCGCAGTCGCGTTCCTGGAGTTGGCTCGCCCGGATCCTACTTTTTCTGGAACAGGACAGTTTATACCGGGAAGGCAACATCCCTACCAATACACTGTTTCAAAGTCGCGAGACAGTCGGCGCCCGGGTGAAACTTTTCCTTTGCCCCAGTGACGACGCTCTCAACGCAGGGCCGCGGTCCGATGCTGCCGACTTGGGCGTGTATGATGGTCCCCAATTCCCCCCCCCCATCGGCGCCGGCCAGACTAACTATAAGGGAGTTAGTGGGGCTAACTGGGCCTGGGGAGATGATCGCTGGCGCAACCCAGGTACTAATGGCTCGTCGGACGGTTTGACCCGTGGCGATGGTCTTTTCTATCGTAGCGACTATTTGAGCCCGAAAAAACTGATCAGCATTACGGACGGCGCCAGCAACACGTTCATGGTTGGCGAAGATATTCCAGTGAAGAACAATTGGTGTTCTTGGCCCTACGCGAATAATGCAGTCGGGACATGCGCTATTGGCCCCAATGCTAGACGGCCAGACGGTACCGAGTATTCTCCAAATGATTGGTACAATGTATACTCGTTCCGCAGCCGGCATTCTGGTGGGTTGTACTTCGCCTTTGCAGATGGTTCGGCTCATTTTGTAGATGATTCAATCGATCTGCAGATTTATAGAGCCATGTCTACGATTCGGGGTGGCGAAGCGGTTTCTTTGCCCTGA
- a CDS encoding glycosyltransferase family 4 protein, translating into MRIGLNALMIAPGLAGDRVYCEELIRALTAAPGDDEFVVFVRCATTLPSCQSDRVRLVQTPVPQRSTIRRTVWEYGFLPRAVRRAGLDLIHGLGGRSPAVRGVPFVLSIADLIYRQFPQSVPLAPRLFMRLVQPYMAQRADRVIVPSASTARQVVELLGVHTDRIRLIPYGPGHTFGPVPNEGVVERVITAHNVRHPYILSVCRGYPHKNLTGLLRAFARLPALGHSTTQLVLVGDPHWSGPEISRLVNELGIADRVACTGFLELDELRALLTGATLFAFPSLAEGFGLPVLEAMACGTPVVGSNASAVCEVVGGAGVLARADDPVEFAEALARTLGDDKLRDQLRVKGRARAREFSWERCAAATLAVYHELS; encoded by the coding sequence ATGCGTATTGGTCTTAACGCCCTGATGATTGCCCCTGGCCTCGCCGGGGACCGTGTCTACTGCGAGGAGTTGATTCGCGCCCTCACGGCGGCCCCGGGAGACGATGAATTCGTTGTATTTGTGCGCTGCGCCACGACACTGCCTTCGTGCCAGTCTGACCGGGTGCGACTTGTTCAGACGCCAGTCCCGCAGCGGAGCACGATCCGCCGTACGGTCTGGGAGTACGGCTTCTTGCCCCGCGCCGTGCGTCGCGCTGGACTCGATCTCATCCACGGGTTGGGAGGGCGCTCCCCGGCTGTCCGGGGCGTTCCGTTCGTCCTGAGTATTGCAGATCTGATTTACCGACAGTTCCCACAGAGTGTGCCCCTGGCACCCCGACTGTTCATGCGGCTAGTCCAGCCCTACATGGCGCAACGGGCGGACCGGGTGATTGTCCCGTCCGCTAGTACGGCCCGGCAGGTAGTCGAGTTACTGGGTGTACACACGGATCGGATTCGGCTGATTCCGTACGGGCCGGGTCACACTTTTGGCCCTGTGCCCAATGAGGGGGTCGTTGAGCGGGTCATCACGGCCCATAACGTCCGACATCCCTACATACTGAGTGTGTGCCGCGGGTATCCGCACAAGAACCTGACGGGCTTGTTGCGCGCGTTCGCACGCCTGCCCGCATTAGGGCACTCAACGACACAACTGGTGCTGGTCGGCGACCCGCATTGGTCAGGGCCGGAGATCAGTCGATTGGTGAATGAACTGGGGATTGCTGATCGAGTCGCGTGTACCGGGTTCCTTGAATTGGACGAGCTACGGGCGCTGTTAACTGGCGCGACCCTGTTCGCATTCCCGTCGCTGGCGGAGGGATTCGGGCTGCCAGTTCTCGAGGCGATGGCGTGCGGGACACCGGTCGTCGGCTCGAACGCGTCGGCTGTGTGTGAGGTGGTGGGTGGAGCGGGTGTCTTAGCTCGTGCCGACGACCCAGTCGAGTTCGCTGAAGCTCTTGCCCGGACCCTCGGAGACGATAAGCTCCGAGATCAGTTGCGAGTCAAAGGCCGGGCACGAGCCCGCGAGTTCTCTTGGGAACGTTGTGCGGCGGCGACATTGGCCGTGTATCACGAGCTCTCGTGA
- a CDS encoding transposase, translating to MATAHVPDEFFELIAHHLPPGQPVGSMGARHRVAVRAIWFVLATGNRWEDVPHEMAVRGVPPTGGFESGRKPGAGTGFTPTCFDSCGGPTNWVPTR from the coding sequence ATGGCGACCGCGCACGTGCCCGACGAGTTCTTTGAGTTGATCGCTCACCACCTGCCGCCGGGGCAGCCGGTCGGCTCGATGGGCGCTCGGCACCGGGTGGCGGTGCGGGCGATCTGGTTCGTACTGGCGACCGGCAACCGGTGGGAGGACGTGCCCCACGAGATGGCTGTTCGGGGCGTACCGCCCACCGGAGGCTTCGAGTCTGGGAGGAAGCCGGGAGCTGGGACCGGCTTCACGCCGACCTGCTTCGACTCCTGCGGCGGGCCGACAAATTGGGTGCCGACGCGGTGA
- a CDS encoding transposase, with the protein MAENAGYEIAVVSRPEGTKGWVTLPRRWVVEGTFAWLKRCRRLTVDREKSTCSSQAMIQLAMIRLMLRRLHPTNDEPPFRSGHSEND; encoded by the coding sequence GTGGCCGAGAACGCCGGGTACGAGATCGCGGTGGTGAGCCGACCGGAAGGAACGAAGGGGTGGGTGACTTTGCCCCGGCGCTGGGTGGTGGAGGGCACGTTCGCGTGGCTCAAGCGGTGCCGGCGCCTGACCGTGGACCGGGAGAAGAGCACCTGCTCGAGCCAGGCCATGATCCAACTGGCCATGATCCGACTCATGCTCCGGCGACTCCACCCGACCAACGACGAGCCCCCGTTTCGCAGTGGTCACTCAGAGAATGACTGA